cagcACTTATAAcgttaaaataatatttccttCTTTCTTCAATatctttaatataatttaaatcaGATAAAGGGTTTTTTATACCCATTTCCTCATATTTTTTACGAAGTTGTATACATTCAGGAGGTGCATATGAAATTTTTCCAACTTTTGGTACACATGATtcaaataaacatatatgatTCACTTCTTTTACGTGTCTTAAcgtttttgtatatataggTGTACTTTTACAAAAATCACataaaagaaatttataATCTTCTgtcattaaaatattttctttggATATATCAAGATGAGCTATTCCTACATTGTGTaactttattaataattttaagcATTCATATagaattctttttttttccctttcacttagtataatattatgttccttttttatttttcccaTATATTCTAAAACATTTTGACCATATAATTCAGATACAATTACAATATATCCATTTACattcttatttattctttcttttaaaatttttttaaattcatgTAAATGATTAATATCAAGTTCATTCTTTTCATTAAACATATACTGcggaaaaatattttctttattattttcttcataattttcttcatataatattttatataatttaggTGCTATTAATCCTtgataatattcatttaGAAAAGCTAATATGGAAGCTTCCATTACATAATTTTCTGCATTTACTAAATATTCACCATTATATAATTCCATCATTTCAAGTTGCTCTAACCATATATCTAttggtattttttttatgaataaacctatattacttttattttcatcattttttgatGTAATAACTGTTTTAAACATTTCTTGAACTCGAAACTTTTCTTTATTGTAAGAAATTGTTGCTATAGGAATTAATTCCCAATCAGAATATTTTACTCCGTTTATCgaaaaattatttgataaGCCTAACATCTTAACCATTAATTTGTAACCATCCATccaattataaatattttttgaatggTTATTATCCTTTAATTCAGCAATATATTgttcattatcattaatatcattatttttcacttttcttttataattaaattctttattttcttttatatttaagttGCTTCcactttttaataaattttcatcCTTATAAGttatctttttaattttattcaatattttacttaaattaattaaacctgttaattttgtttttttattttcatcatcactTTCATAAATACTTTCTTCTTCACCTAATATGCGCTgatcaaatattttattacacGATTTTACACaacataatttatttattccatTATATTcatgtaaatttttaaaatatatatcaattaatcttatatattcaaatgtaCTCCTATCTGTAAATGTCAAattctaaatataaaaattatataaaaatgaaaaaaaaaataattgtaatttatattcttatcatataataatacatacaaaatgtggatatttttcttattatattaccaataaaatcaaaaatagaaaccaaaatatatatgacggaaattttatataaatcattttaaaaaaataaaaatataatttacatacttatttatattttaatgtaaaataataataaatccaATCCACtccatttttcatatttaataagtaataaaaaatattataatgattcaattattatcaaaaattCAAACCCAAAATAACACATCAAAACATTTCACAAATTCATACATGAacaaagatataataaagtaaaatttttataaaacattataatatattttattatatattattaaaaattatataagatgaaaaaaaaaacatatatatatatatatatatatgggtattatataattttaattctttatagAATATAACgtataaatgtaataaattatatatccatttattatttaatattatattaaaaagatataacAATTCTAatgaattttaatttttctattaatgaaacaaaaaaaaaaaaataaaataactcTGATACTTTAGTGTACTACCTTAgattacaaaataatattgatgagaattatatatattataatgtaaaTGCAGTtaatctattttttttttttttttaatatatattttaattaaatatatagaattacacattaatatatattatatcatatataaaaatatttattttttttctagcAACTTAAAAATCATAAAATTCATATACATTTAAacctataatatataaataaaaaaaaataaaatgtatagaatattttatatattaaaaataataaacaaattcTTAATAAACTAAAATtaacatatacatacaaaaacattttttatttatataaaatattttacatggttatttttttttctttagaGATCTATTAAAAGTTGAAATAAATTACTTATATGAAAttctaaaataaaaagaaaataaaaaaaaaaaaaaaaaaaaaaaaattaatatatatatatatatatatatatttatttatttatttaaacattCACTTTagattttaatttttaaaaactgAATGTaaattgtaaataataaatgtttttctaaaatgaatatatatttaaaatatatatatatatatatatatatattattacttttatatataaaaagtaattGTTCACatgatttaatatattttattaatattctatatttttaatatttatttgaataaaaaaatttaaaaaccacacatatatatatctgtaatatatttgtaagcATTTAggaaatttataaattacaAAGAATcgtataattaaatatttaatataaaatatgtattaataaattcctttatatatatatatatatatacatatatatttttttttttttttaatatttttttttaattctattTTTTGAAATCATATAACAAGCACcctataatttaaaataagctaaaattta
This region of Plasmodium sp. gorilla clade G2 genome assembly, contig: PADLG01_00_8, whole genome shotgun sequence genomic DNA includes:
- a CDS encoding serine/threonine protein kinase, FIKK family is translated as MIYIKFPSYIFWFLFLILLNLTFTDRSTFEYIRLIDIYFKNLHEYNGINKLCCVKSCNKIFDQRILGEEESIYESDDENKKTKLTGLINLSKILNKIKKITYKDENLLKSGSNLNIKENKEFNYKRKVKNNDINDNEQYIAELKDNNHSKNIYNWMDGYKLMVKMLGLSNNFSINGVKYSDWELIPIATISYNKEKFRVQEMFKTVITSKNDENKSNIGLFIKKIPIDIWLEQLEMMELYNGEYLVNAENYVMEASILAFLNEYYQGLIAPKLYKILYEENYEENNKENIFPQYMFNEKNELDINHLHEFKKILKERINKNVNGYIVIVSELYGQNVLEYMGKIKKEHNIILSEREKKRILYECLKLLIKLHNVGIAHLDISKENILMTEDYKFLLCDFCKSTPIYTKTLRHVKEVNHICLFESCVPKVGKISYAPPECIQLRKKYEEMGIKNPLSDLNYIKDIEERRKYYFNVISADIYMLGVLFLRIWNNKPLWLIANIEEDENFSKIFKEDMNIDLFIITKKWPKEFKKIIQQLLLMTSRKNLSLKELSKNPWWKE